The Dethiosulfovibrio russensis genome includes the window CAAGACAAAGGGGCTGGCAAATAGACGAAACTAGAGGCAAGGGAAGTCATGTTTTAGCTATGAAACCAGGAGAACGTCCTTTTCCAATACCGCGAAAGATAAAACCTGGACTCCTGTCGAA containing:
- a CDS encoding type II toxin-antitoxin system HicA family toxin, which codes for MGKFYSQRDLIKIARQRGWQIDETRGKGSHVLAMKPGERPFPIPRKIKPGLLSKIKKRLDIED